The sequence below is a genomic window from Pleurocapsa sp. PCC 7327.
TATATTCAGTTTTAGAATCAGTCAGACTGAGCGCTTATCTGTTATCACCTATCATTCCCAATTTGAGCAGTAATATTTATCAACAACTCGGTTTTTCTCTTGATTTTAACGAATTCGATCGCGTTAAAAAAATTGCTCCTTTTAGCGAACACGCTCGTTGGGGAAAACTAACGGCTAACCAACAGTTAAGTAAGCCTCAACCGATCTTTGCCAAACTGGAACACCCCGGTGAGGATTAAACGTCACGATCCCTACCAGAAACTCGATCGAAAGCAAGCGAGCAGATTTAGCTGAGAGGCTCGAAACTATGATAATAACAAATCTTTTTTTAGATAACAAAACAGCTTTTCATAATAAACGGGGAATAAAAAAAATGTTTGACGATTATGACACTAACCCGATCTTTACGCCGGAGCAAGTATTAGAAAATCGGGGAAGAGTGGCGATTTTTATCGACGGATCGAACTTATTTTATGCAGCGCTTCAATTGGGCATCGAAATCGATTACACCAAACTTCTCTGTCGCTTGACAGCAGGATCGCGCCTGCTGCGGGCGTTCTTTTATACTGGGGTCGATCGCACCAACGAGAAACAACAGGGGTTTTTGTTGTGGATGCGCCGCAACGGCTATCGAGTCATTGCTAAAGATTTGGTGCAACTCCCCGATGGCTCGAAAAAAGCTAACCTAGATGTAGAAATTGCCGTCGATCTCATGGCATTGGTAGGCGCATACGATACAGCCGTAATCGTCAGCGGAGATGGGGATCTCGCCTACGCCGCCGATGCAGTAAGCTATCGGGGAGCGAGAATTGAGGTAGTCAGCTTGCG
It includes:
- a CDS encoding NYN domain-containing protein encodes the protein MFDDYDTNPIFTPEQVLENRGRVAIFIDGSNLFYAALQLGIEIDYTKLLCRLTAGSRLLRAFFYTGVDRTNEKQQGFLLWMRRNGYRVIAKDLVQLPDGSKKANLDVEIAVDLMALVGAYDTAVIVSGDGDLAYAADAVSYRGARIEVVSLRSMTSDSLINVADRYIDLEQIKEEIQKTPRQSIGYTSFSTLGALDEDKPR